A genome region from Primulina eburnea isolate SZY01 chromosome 9, ASM2296580v1, whole genome shotgun sequence includes the following:
- the LOC140842052 gene encoding calmodulin-binding protein 60 B-like isoform X1: MNAKRLLGEGSGGISEAGEDKRRRLSSNISRGVTAGRLLQEYVPRLEPLLRTWVREAVESSFKKLSSCPDQIERSSVSKTWQLRFLGNIPSTIFTGSRILSDDKIPVKVVLCDPTSQRVITSGSMSSSKVDLVVLDGGFNPDDHDDWMGRQFDRKIVQNREGKRPLVTGELIVQLCEGVGHIGDVSFTDNSSWVRSGKFRFGAVLHARSDQISVREGISNAFKVKDHRGESYQKLYPPSLDDEVWRLEKIAKDGPSHKKLMECEIHSVKDFLRLYFKDQLYLRHLLPNISNKMWKTIVEHALTCPVDNKLYLYSNAQGTSLVFNSVHKVVGATFDGQNYHSLDKLDVYHGGVVERLKQQAYNNLKDWVLVADPSIIGCPIRMLLSSAGESSFNKPSLDHANLEDEHDYLEAQMNVNHPTISFSQRYKGEEQYNSSLEMCMASSSDQNQGTFNLTLGNSFEVDDSPAEFFVENDHMWASEDNYAGSQLLHQDLPVDGKPSAWQGRGLFLGSNNQNICTIYSSSGIHRPKTRWCKVLAVIKWWILVRRNIAARKLESFYNLM, encoded by the exons ATGAACGCTAAACGGCTACTCGGGGAGGGGAGTGGGGGAATTTCCGAAGCTGGTGAGGATAAACGCCGGCGACTAAGTTCCAA TATTTCCAGGGGGGTGACTGCTGGACGGCTGCTGCAAGAATATGTACCCAGATTGGAACCCCTCCTGCGGACATGG GTGCGTGAGGCGGTGGAAAGTTCGTTTAAAAAACTGAG TTCCTGTCCAGACCAAATCGAACGATCCTCCGTATCCAAGACTTGGCAGCTGCGGTTTCTGGGTAATATCCCCAGTACCATTTTCACAGGGAGTAGGATTTTATCTGATGATAAAATCCCTGTAAAAGTGGTCTTGTGTGATCCCACTTCCCAGAGAGTAATAACTTCCGGTTCCATGTCTTCAAGCAAAGTGGATCTCGTAGTTCTGGATGGTGGATTTAATCCAGATGATCACGATGATTGGATGGGACGACAGTTTGATCGCAAAATCGTGCAGAACAGAGAAGGGAAAAGGCCGTTGGTAACTGGAGAGTTGATAGTTCAATTGTGTGAGGGTGTAGGACATATCGGTGATGTTAGCTTCACAGACAATTCAAGCTGGGTAAGAAgtgggaaattcagatttggtGCAGTACTCCATGCCAGGTCTGATCAAATTAGTGTTAGGGAAGGAATTAGCAACGCCTTCAAGGTTAAAGATCATCGTGGAGAAT CATATCAGAAACTTTACCCTCCATCCTTAGATGATGAAGTTTGGCGATTGGAGAAGATTGCTAAGGATGGGCCATCCCATAAAAAATTGATGGAGTGCGAGATACACTCTGTCAAAGATTTCTTGAGACTGTACTTCAAAGACCAGCTATATTTACGTCAT TTGCTGCCTAACATCTCGAATAAGATGTGGAAAACAATCGTTGAACATGCTTTAACCTGTCCAGTCGATAACAAGCTATACTTGTACAGTAATGCGCAAGGGACCAGTCTAGTGTTCAACTCTGTCCACAAGGTTGTAGGAGCAACTTTTGATGGACAGAACTACCATTCTTTGGATAAACTCGACGTATATCATGGG GGGGTGGTGGAACGTCTGAAGCAGCAAGCATATAACAACTTGAAGGACTGGGTTTTGGTAGCAGACCCGTCGATTATTGGCTGCCCTATCCGGATGTTATTGTCTAGTGCTGGAGAAAGTTCATTCAACAAGCCAAGCTTGGATCACGCTAACTTGGAAGATGAACATG ATTATCTGGAAGCGCAGATGAATGTCAATCATCCAACTATTTCATTTTCACAACGTTACAAAGGCGAAGAACAATATAATAGCTCCTTGGAAATGTGCATGGCATCTAGTTCGGATCAAAACCAAGGGACGTTCAATTTAACATTGGGAAACAGTTTCGAGGTTGATGATTCCCCTGCTGAATTCTTTGTGGAAAATGATCATATGTGGGCTTCTGAAGATAACTATGCCGGATCACAACTGTTACATCAAGATCTACCGGTGGATGGTAAACCTTCAGCATGGCAAGGGCGTGGACTGTTTCTCGGGTCCAACAATCAAAACATATGCACAATATATTCTAGTTCTGGAATTCATAGGCCCAAGACTAGGTGGTGCAAGGTTCTGGCAGTGATCAAGTGGTGGATACTAGTTAGGCGTAACATAGCTGCTAGAAAACTGGAAAGCTTCTACAACTTGATGTAA
- the LOC140842052 gene encoding calmodulin-binding protein 60 B-like isoform X2, producing the protein MYPDWNPSCGHGSCPDQIERSSVSKTWQLRFLGNIPSTIFTGSRILSDDKIPVKVVLCDPTSQRVITSGSMSSSKVDLVVLDGGFNPDDHDDWMGRQFDRKIVQNREGKRPLVTGELIVQLCEGVGHIGDVSFTDNSSWVRSGKFRFGAVLHARSDQISVREGISNAFKVKDHRGESYQKLYPPSLDDEVWRLEKIAKDGPSHKKLMECEIHSVKDFLRLYFKDQLYLRHLLPNISNKMWKTIVEHALTCPVDNKLYLYSNAQGTSLVFNSVHKVVGATFDGQNYHSLDKLDVYHGGVVERLKQQAYNNLKDWVLVADPSIIGCPIRMLLSSAGESSFNKPSLDHANLEDEHDYLEAQMNVNHPTISFSQRYKGEEQYNSSLEMCMASSSDQNQGTFNLTLGNSFEVDDSPAEFFVENDHMWASEDNYAGSQLLHQDLPVDGKPSAWQGRGLFLGSNNQNICTIYSSSGIHRPKTRWCKVLAVIKWWILVRRNIAARKLESFYNLM; encoded by the exons ATGTACCCAGATTGGAACCCCTCCTGCGGACATGG TTCCTGTCCAGACCAAATCGAACGATCCTCCGTATCCAAGACTTGGCAGCTGCGGTTTCTGGGTAATATCCCCAGTACCATTTTCACAGGGAGTAGGATTTTATCTGATGATAAAATCCCTGTAAAAGTGGTCTTGTGTGATCCCACTTCCCAGAGAGTAATAACTTCCGGTTCCATGTCTTCAAGCAAAGTGGATCTCGTAGTTCTGGATGGTGGATTTAATCCAGATGATCACGATGATTGGATGGGACGACAGTTTGATCGCAAAATCGTGCAGAACAGAGAAGGGAAAAGGCCGTTGGTAACTGGAGAGTTGATAGTTCAATTGTGTGAGGGTGTAGGACATATCGGTGATGTTAGCTTCACAGACAATTCAAGCTGGGTAAGAAgtgggaaattcagatttggtGCAGTACTCCATGCCAGGTCTGATCAAATTAGTGTTAGGGAAGGAATTAGCAACGCCTTCAAGGTTAAAGATCATCGTGGAGAAT CATATCAGAAACTTTACCCTCCATCCTTAGATGATGAAGTTTGGCGATTGGAGAAGATTGCTAAGGATGGGCCATCCCATAAAAAATTGATGGAGTGCGAGATACACTCTGTCAAAGATTTCTTGAGACTGTACTTCAAAGACCAGCTATATTTACGTCAT TTGCTGCCTAACATCTCGAATAAGATGTGGAAAACAATCGTTGAACATGCTTTAACCTGTCCAGTCGATAACAAGCTATACTTGTACAGTAATGCGCAAGGGACCAGTCTAGTGTTCAACTCTGTCCACAAGGTTGTAGGAGCAACTTTTGATGGACAGAACTACCATTCTTTGGATAAACTCGACGTATATCATGGG GGGGTGGTGGAACGTCTGAAGCAGCAAGCATATAACAACTTGAAGGACTGGGTTTTGGTAGCAGACCCGTCGATTATTGGCTGCCCTATCCGGATGTTATTGTCTAGTGCTGGAGAAAGTTCATTCAACAAGCCAAGCTTGGATCACGCTAACTTGGAAGATGAACATG ATTATCTGGAAGCGCAGATGAATGTCAATCATCCAACTATTTCATTTTCACAACGTTACAAAGGCGAAGAACAATATAATAGCTCCTTGGAAATGTGCATGGCATCTAGTTCGGATCAAAACCAAGGGACGTTCAATTTAACATTGGGAAACAGTTTCGAGGTTGATGATTCCCCTGCTGAATTCTTTGTGGAAAATGATCATATGTGGGCTTCTGAAGATAACTATGCCGGATCACAACTGTTACATCAAGATCTACCGGTGGATGGTAAACCTTCAGCATGGCAAGGGCGTGGACTGTTTCTCGGGTCCAACAATCAAAACATATGCACAATATATTCTAGTTCTGGAATTCATAGGCCCAAGACTAGGTGGTGCAAGGTTCTGGCAGTGATCAAGTGGTGGATACTAGTTAGGCGTAACATAGCTGCTAGAAAACTGGAAAGCTTCTACAACTTGATGTAA